In Miscanthus floridulus cultivar M001 chromosome 8, ASM1932011v1, whole genome shotgun sequence, the sequence ACACAAAGGTCTGAAGGTTACATGCTGGAAAATAAGCGAAGAGAAAAACACATTTCATAGTCATCTTCATAACTATGAGAATGACAACACAACATGTAACTGAAGGTTAACCCATAGGAAGGTTATCGCTAGAATGAGATAGTGGTCCATCCAGCACACTATCATCCATAGAAGCTTCTTCAAAGAAAAGCATGATTAAAAGAGAGTACAAATTCTAGGAGGCACGACTAAAACTCAAGTAGAAAAAGCAGCGCTAATAGAGCTGGCCTATGGGTAGAGCAATGGAGCAATGCTTCTGATTTATGAATCCTTCAATATGTAAGGCTTCCGGTTTTTATGGGCTTCTCCAATTGGTGCAGCATTTATTTTTTGGCCGTGAGAAATCTGATAAAAAAAACAGAGTGGCTACCATGCAATGGCTAAAAAGCAGAGCGCGATGAACATAGGCTTCTCCAATTGGTGCAGCATTTATTTATTGGCTGTGACAAATCTGATTAAAAAAAACAGAGTGAGTGCATTAGTAACCATGCAATGGTTAAAAAGCAGAGAGCAATGAACATAGGCGTTATGGAACAATAAGTGATATAGATTAGCAAATAGGTGATGTTACTCCTGGCAAAGCTGCATATAGCTGTCCCCAGCCAAGTAGATTTTTTTTTACCATACTAATTCCATTAaacgcttcaaggtttttttctcaATTTCCTTATAGGAGGGTACAGCTTCGTATCTGTAAGAAACATAACAACTGTAGAACTATTAATCGATAATGTCAACTAAACAATAGACTTGCAAGAATGACACACTACTTTGATGGCTACGCCTAGTGGTGTGCATCTTTTTTTGGGCAGTGAAGGAGATCTGGATGTTGGATAGAGCATAATTATTATCTTTGGGGTTGGGATGGTAGGCATAGAATTACATATATAATATCTGTGGGGTTGGGCAGGTAGCAATAAAATTACATATGTAATTGCAGCCACAAGAATGGTGGGAAAAGATGATTAATTTTGGTTAGCAAATTTATGGCAATGAACTGGTAGAGGTGGAAAGGAACATCTACAATATGTTGAAGCTAATATGTAATGTTAatgtagagtcttaccgcctgtgaccggaaggtcccgggttcgagtcgcggtctcctcgcattgcacaggcgagggtaaggcttgccattgacaccctttcccagaccccgcacggagtgggagctctctgcactgggtacgccccttttttTATATATGTAATGTCAATGCTTTTAGTTGTTCTAGGCGTCATCCCTGACATAGATGATAGTGTTCACAGGGGCACCTACTATTTCTTTTCTTGTTGGAGCAACGTTTTACAACCCGAGGCTTTATTGCCAATGCGGCAGTGCCAGTACTGAAGCAATGGCAAGAACATAGTCTGATACCTGAAAAATGTGTTGAGGTAATCAGAAGGAATCCCAGCAGTGTAGGTTCTATGACTAATGGTGTAACCAACTGATATATTTCTTTTTTGGCGACAAACAGTAAAGAGCGTGGTTCAATTTAAAATATGTTTTTTCTTAACTTTCTTAATGAATGTATACACAGCTACATCATTTTTCCCTATAGATATAAATGAATGAAAAGTTTTCAGAACAACAATTGACAAAATGGTAACTGCATACCTGGTAACCAACAAAAAGGAATTTTCATCTTTTCTTCAATTCTATACCTGCTATTACTATAAGCAGTATTATTTATGAGTTGGAcctaaaaaagaaaagaacaatgGCAAAAAGGAAGTTGTGGAGCACTGAACCTGCAAGAACCAATCAATTTTCCCATCACCTAAGCATTCTGCAAAACGATGATACCATGCAGATAACGGTGATCACTCCAGAAACGACATTCCtgtatatgaaatatattggTAAGCAAGGCTCGGAATTACCTACAGGGTTGAGCAGGAAAATAAATTTACACATTTGGATAGGGACTGGCCCTTATTGTCTACCTTGAAACCTACAACATACCAACCGAAAAAAGAACATTGTTTTGGTCCTTTGTTGGGCCATGTCCATAAATCGTTCAACATTGTAGGTCTTTGTGTGCTAATTTCATAAACAGCTGCTGCGTCTCTCTATATATAAACCAAGAATCTGATATTAGTAAGACATATACTACAATTAATGCAGCCAACTATGAACAAACAGAGTGGAAATCCAATGCATACCTGCCTGAGTCTTGAGTCAGCCTTGGCGTCATCTGCTGGAAACACAGGTGCGTGGCTGAAAAGGAAACACAGGCATAGAAGAAATTGCTGAATGGTGGAGTGGAGGAAGAAAGGGGATCAGGGAGAGGACCTGTGGATCCAACCTGTCGCCGAAAGGTTCATCAAGTCGCCAGCCGATGTGGCCTGAGGACGCACGCCATCCCCATCCGGAGGCGCGTCGACCGTACGACGACTCTGCGGGCTGAGTGGCGGCGAATCCCATGTAGGGAACCAAGAAGAAAGGAGCAATTAAAGAACAAAACGAAACCCTGCAAATCATATAAGATCATACAAAACATCAGGCAGAGACGAATCCAATCAAGAAGAAGGGTTGGGAGGGGAGAGGAGAGTTGATCGGTACTATGGAAGAGAGTTGAGGAGGAGAGGC encodes:
- the LOC136476506 gene encoding uncharacterized protein, encoding MGFAATQPAESSYGRRASGWGWRASSGHIGWRLDEPFGDSHAPVFPADDAKADSRLRQRDAAAVYEISTQRPTMLNDLWTWPNKGPKQCSFFGWYVVGFKECRFWSDHRYLHGIIVLQNA